One window of the Methanocaldococcus vulcanius M7 genome contains the following:
- a CDS encoding DUF2124 family protein, with protein sequence MSLKLLKEEEGLSPMLREFRSIVDKESINSVVFIGSVGVCQPFAELFYYAIRDKDGYFIPNGDLSKVKKLIVDDSGVSMKKIEEIQNTDAVVLFGGLAMPRYGVDVEKIKNVLNLLSPKCVIGICFMSIFQKSKWDKKINFNYLIDGHIKVKVYAKEK encoded by the coding sequence TTGTCATTAAAATTGCTGAAAGAGGAAGAAGGATTATCTCCAATGCTCAGAGAATTTAGAAGTATAGTTGATAAAGAGAGCATAAATAGTGTTGTATTTATTGGATCTGTTGGGGTTTGTCAACCCTTTGCTGAATTGTTTTATTATGCTATAAGAGATAAAGACGGATATTTTATTCCAAACGGGGATTTATCAAAAGTTAAAAAACTTATAGTTGACGATAGCGGAGTATCAATGAAAAAAATCGAAGAGATTCAAAACACTGATGCGGTTGTGTTGTTTGGGGGTTTAGCGATGCCGAGATATGGTGTTGATGTTGAAAAAATCAAAAACGTGCTTAATCTATTATCTCCGAAGTGTGTTATTGGTATTTGTTTTATGAGCATATTCCAAAAGTCAAAATGGGATAAAAAAATAAACTTTAATTACCTTATAGATGGACATATAAAAGTCAAAGTATATGCAAAAGAGAAATAA
- the ribC gene encoding riboflavin synthase: MTKKVGIADTTFARVDMASAAIKKLKELSPHIKIIRKTVPGMKDLPVACKKLIEEEGCEIVMALGMPGKAEKDKVCAHEASLGLMWAQLMTNKHIIEVFVHEDEAKDEKELDWLAKRRAEEHAENVYYLLFKPEYLTKMAGKGLRQGFEDAGPARE; the protein is encoded by the coding sequence TTGACAAAAAAAGTAGGTATTGCAGATACAACATTTGCAAGAGTGGATATGGCTTCTGCTGCAATAAAAAAGTTGAAAGAACTCTCTCCCCACATAAAAATTATTAGAAAAACAGTTCCAGGGATGAAGGATCTTCCTGTGGCGTGTAAGAAGTTAATAGAGGAGGAGGGTTGTGAGATTGTAATGGCATTAGGAATGCCCGGAAAAGCAGAAAAGGATAAGGTCTGTGCCCATGAGGCATCTCTTGGATTAATGTGGGCTCAATTAATGACTAATAAACATATTATCGAAGTTTTTGTTCATGAAGATGAGGCAAAAGATGAGAAGGAGTTGGATTGGTTAGCGAAAAGAAGAGCTGAAGAACATGCAGAAAATGTATATTATTTATTATTTAAACCAGAATATCTTACTAAAATGGCAGGTAAAGGTCTAAGGCAGGGTTTTGAAGATGCAGGACCTGCAAGAGAATAA
- a CDS encoding aldehyde ferredoxin oxidoreductase N-terminal domain-containing protein, whose product MKNVLINATTKKFEIIEKTFLPISWGLYWHNKFETWKYDPYDEKNVFCFGRGVLPVVGGHRLIFSFRSPLWDGFYFSSMGGAGYQFKSTGLNNVAIIGRCEKPSIMVIENEKNLRIDFIEVKEELKTVYDVSEYILNLFKDKNLRSVVVGEASKRTNMGGLFSQTVRGGKFVEGSEDWAARGGGGSVLYRAHNIMGIVFFGDQNESKEDKDKAKEIVENYYKKPMSKVILEHTSKYRYDEKTGTGGTFGNNWILYKEKVPIFNWRMPYISVEDRKKILEKILKFYLETFNKEAIEPKKWANCGEPCPVLCKKYRNKNKMDYEPYSANGTLLGIFDLYEADRVVKTADALGFDAIEIGNLTAWIFELLDLQLLNEEELGIQKPIFDHKRIIEGENGEIKEIAKHNADQAIAFMHKLAENSNELYKILSLGKRKASKILNEKFKNRTTKIGKKFNDVAVYVPFGDWGEIAPNLYWTPGFFMPFVIQGRYLTYYKPEFNDPEKLADLVVDSIKLELTVENLGICRFHRKWLKPVLKDLVRELLGIEDIVEETVKLYGEICNYNKKIGYPARIESERVRDLIIALAKEFNNEYWTKKFENRECVDEYVKRVLERYSDLLNIDWKL is encoded by the coding sequence ATGAAAAATGTTTTAATAAATGCAACAACGAAAAAATTCGAAATTATAGAAAAAACTTTTTTGCCCATAAGTTGGGGACTTTACTGGCACAATAAATTTGAAACGTGGAAATACGATCCTTACGATGAAAAAAACGTTTTTTGTTTTGGACGTGGAGTTCTTCCAGTTGTTGGGGGACATAGATTGATATTCTCATTTAGATCTCCACTTTGGGATGGATTTTACTTCTCATCCATGGGAGGAGCTGGCTATCAATTTAAAAGCACTGGGTTGAATAATGTAGCGATCATTGGAAGATGTGAAAAGCCATCAATAATGGTTATAGAAAATGAAAAAAATTTGAGAATTGATTTTATAGAAGTGAAGGAGGAACTTAAAACTGTATATGATGTTAGTGAATACATATTAAACCTTTTTAAAGATAAAAACCTAAGAAGCGTAGTTGTTGGAGAGGCGTCAAAAAGAACGAATATGGGAGGATTGTTTTCACAGACCGTTAGAGGAGGAAAGTTTGTAGAAGGATCGGAGGATTGGGCTGCGAGAGGAGGGGGAGGATCAGTTCTTTATAGGGCACATAACATAATGGGAATCGTATTTTTTGGAGATCAGAATGAGAGCAAAGAAGATAAAGACAAAGCAAAAGAAATCGTGGAAAACTATTATAAAAAACCAATGAGTAAAGTTATTTTAGAGCATACAAGTAAATACAGATATGATGAAAAAACAGGAACAGGAGGGACTTTTGGGAATAATTGGATTTTATATAAAGAAAAAGTTCCAATATTCAATTGGAGGATGCCATACATAAGTGTAGAGGATAGAAAGAAAATTTTGGAAAAAATATTAAAATTTTACCTTGAAACCTTTAACAAAGAAGCAATAGAACCAAAAAAATGGGCAAACTGTGGAGAGCCATGTCCTGTTTTATGTAAAAAATATAGAAATAAAAATAAAATGGATTATGAGCCATATTCGGCAAATGGAACTTTACTGGGTATTTTTGACCTTTATGAAGCAGATCGGGTTGTTAAAACAGCAGATGCACTCGGATTTGATGCGATCGAGATCGGAAATCTAACTGCATGGATCTTTGAACTGTTGGATTTACAACTGCTGAATGAAGAAGAACTTGGAATTCAAAAACCAATTTTTGATCATAAAAGAATTATAGAAGGGGAGAATGGGGAAATAAAAGAAATAGCGAAGCATAACGCCGATCAGGCAATAGCATTTATGCACAAATTGGCAGAAAACTCAAACGAACTGTATAAAATACTCTCACTTGGAAAGAGAAAAGCTTCAAAAATATTAAACGAGAAATTTAAAAATAGAACTACCAAGATTGGAAAGAAATTTAATGATGTGGCAGTTTATGTTCCATTTGGGGACTGGGGAGAAATTGCTCCAAACCTTTACTGGACTCCCGGATTTTTTATGCCATTTGTAATTCAGGGAAGATATTTAACCTACTACAAGCCAGAATTTAACGATCCTGAAAAATTAGCGGATTTAGTTGTTGATAGTATAAAATTAGAACTCACGGTAGAAAATCTTGGAATTTGTAGATTCCATAGAAAGTGGTTAAAGCCAGTTTTAAAGGATTTAGTTAGAGAACTTTTAGGAATTGAAGATATTGTTGAGGAAACCGTGAAGTTATATGGAGAGATCTGCAATTATAACAAAAAAATTGGATATCCTGCAAGAATAGAAAGTGAAAGAGTTAGAGATTTGATAATCGCTCTTGCAAAAGAATTTAATAACGAATATTGGACTAAAAAGTTTGAAAATAGGGAATGTGTAGATGAATATGTAAAAAGAGTTCTTGAAAGATATTCAGATCTCTTAAATATTGACTGGAAACTTTAA
- the wtpA gene encoding tungstate ABC transporter substrate-binding protein WtpA: protein MIKKLTPIIAILAIGIAICGCTEQKNESQEQEKIVLTVFHAGSLSVPFEKYEEMFEKEHPNVDVEREPAGSVACVRKVIELGRKADVLALADYSLIPEMMMPKYADWYVMFARNEIVLAYTNNSKYSKEINSENWYKILEKPDVKIGFSNPNDDPCGYRTQMVLKLADLYYKDPTIYENLVLKYSNLKVKEENGKYIIIVPKDFNVDTNKLFVRSKETDLLAPLEAGAFDYLFIYKSVANQHHLNYIELPKEINLGYYNFESTYKKVAVDITSQNKTIVAKPIVYGITVPTNAPHKKEAIEFVKFILEHPEVLENCGQPAITPAIAKGNVPEELKNVVKIE, encoded by the coding sequence ATGATAAAAAAACTAACTCCCATAATTGCAATATTAGCCATTGGAATAGCCATCTGTGGATGCACCGAGCAAAAAAATGAATCTCAGGAGCAGGAAAAGATAGTTTTAACAGTTTTTCATGCAGGAAGTTTATCAGTCCCTTTTGAGAAGTATGAAGAGATGTTTGAAAAAGAACATCCAAATGTGGATGTTGAGAGGGAGCCAGCAGGAAGTGTCGCATGCGTAAGGAAGGTAATAGAGTTGGGTAGAAAAGCTGATGTTTTAGCTTTGGCTGACTACTCTTTAATTCCAGAAATGATGATGCCAAAGTATGCAGATTGGTATGTGATGTTTGCGAGAAATGAAATCGTTTTAGCATATACAAACAACAGCAAATACAGTAAGGAAATAAACTCTGAGAATTGGTATAAAATATTAGAAAAGCCGGATGTCAAAATAGGGTTTTCAAACCCTAACGATGATCCTTGTGGATATAGAACCCAGATGGTGTTAAAGTTAGCTGATCTCTATTACAAAGATCCAACAATCTATGAAAATTTGGTTTTAAAATACTCAAATCTAAAAGTTAAGGAGGAAAATGGGAAATATATCATCATAGTTCCAAAGGACTTTAACGTAGATACCAATAAACTCTTTGTAAGAAGTAAAGAAACAGATCTTCTCGCTCCATTAGAGGCAGGAGCTTTTGATTACCTCTTTATCTATAAGAGTGTTGCTAATCAGCATCATCTAAATTATATTGAACTTCCAAAAGAAATTAATCTTGGATACTATAACTTTGAATCCACGTATAAAAAAGTGGCAGTAGATATAACCTCTCAAAACAAAACCATTGTTGCAAAACCGATTGTTTATGGAATTACAGTTCCAACTAACGCCCCTCATAAAAAAGAGGCAATTGAATTCGTTAAATTCATATTGGAGCATCCTGAGGTTTTAGAAAACTGCGGTCAGCCAGCAATAACTCCTGCAATAGCAAAGGGTAATGTTCCAGAAGAATTAAAAAATGTAGTTAAGATCGAATAA
- a CDS encoding sugar phosphate isomerase/epimerase family protein: MRIGVSTLFFWDYPMIEIFDILRDIGLKCIEFFPENPDFWDNRFDLDYIADLKKEFLKFDVALHNPHIELNPSSINPYIREAILKETLWSIELAKFYRCELITIHPGRRPTSRAPTDEEFEAFFKYLDKILETATNKNITICLENMPERINRIGWNPKEVEWILKKYEPLLSMTLDFAHAKHYIDEFFERTLEYIKHTHISGVVNKKDHFPLRKSEIDFSKHVRTLIDSGYRGMFNLEIDDRRLGKKEITKEEKIDELIKDVEFLENMI; encoded by the coding sequence ATGAGAATTGGTGTTTCAACCTTATTTTTTTGGGATTACCCGATGATTGAGATTTTTGACATACTTCGAGATATTGGGCTTAAATGTATTGAATTTTTTCCTGAAAATCCGGATTTTTGGGATAATAGATTCGATCTTGACTATATTGCTGATTTAAAAAAAGAATTTTTGAAGTTTGATGTTGCTTTACATAATCCTCATATCGAGTTAAATCCTTCATCTATAAACCCCTACATTAGAGAAGCGATTTTAAAAGAAACACTTTGGAGTATTGAATTAGCAAAATTTTATAGATGTGAGTTAATAACTATACACCCTGGAAGAAGACCAACAAGCAGAGCACCAACAGATGAGGAATTTGAAGCATTTTTTAAATATCTGGATAAAATATTAGAAACTGCAACAAATAAAAATATTACAATTTGTCTTGAAAACATGCCAGAGAGGATTAATAGAATCGGTTGGAATCCGAAAGAAGTGGAATGGATCTTAAAAAAATATGAGCCATTACTGAGTATGACCCTGGATTTTGCACATGCTAAACACTACATAGATGAGTTTTTTGAAAGAACTCTCGAATATATAAAACACACTCACATCTCTGGGGTTGTTAATAAAAAGGATCACTTTCCACTGAGAAAATCGGAAATTGATTTTTCCAAACACGTAAGAACTCTTATAGATAGTGGATATAGAGGAATGTTTAATTTGGAAATTGACGATAGAAGATTGGGAAAAAAAGAAATTACAAAAGAAGAGAAAATAGATGAACTAATAAAAGATGTAGAATTTTTGGAAAATATGATTTAA
- a CDS encoding DUF366 family protein has product MRFEIIEKEYMDLIIVKDFLKYTGKEIEPLWAFKNFNVQKDNIVAFRGKIEVDQEHMKDLKDVKREQHIKTPIRSDDSINFIVEHFDMIDLKTTYLRQRLLICIAKEIIERECNKKLKRDGDDLYYNNKKLSVSIACKGITSSKIHLGINVKSKGVEHVEIIGLEDLGVENIKEVMIKIALSYIDEINKIEKDIRKTLPI; this is encoded by the coding sequence ATGAGATTTGAAATTATCGAAAAAGAATATATGGATTTGATAATCGTTAAGGATTTTTTAAAATATACTGGGAAAGAAATAGAGCCATTATGGGCATTTAAAAACTTCAATGTCCAAAAAGATAATATAGTTGCTTTTAGAGGGAAAATTGAAGTAGATCAGGAGCATATGAAAGACCTAAAGGATGTTAAAAGGGAACAACATATAAAAACTCCAATAAGATCTGATGATTCCATAAATTTTATAGTTGAACATTTCGATATGATCGATCTAAAAACTACTTACTTACGGCAACGACTCCTGATCTGTATTGCCAAAGAGATCATAGAGAGGGAGTGTAATAAAAAATTAAAAAGAGATGGAGATGATCTATACTACAACAACAAAAAACTCTCCGTTTCTATCGCATGTAAAGGGATTACCTCTTCAAAGATCCACTTAGGAATAAACGTTAAATCAAAAGGAGTTGAACATGTAGAGATCATCGGTCTTGAAGATTTAGGAGTTGAGAATATAAAAGAGGTTATGATAAAAATTGCCCTCTCATATATTGACGAGATCAATAAAATTGAAAAAGATATTAGAAAAACGCTTCCAATTTAA
- the comD gene encoding sulfopyruvate decarboxylase subunit alpha — translation MKGSLAIYNALKDSGIEFICSVPCANLKNLLNLIENDNSTFTHIKATREEEAFGICAGAHLAGKKTAILMQNSGIGNSINAIASLYKTFQIPTLLIISHRGDLKEKIPAQIPMGRWIEKLLDVCEIPTYKPKTPEEGYKLITYASDYMERISYPVALLFDALYWEFDQEK, via the coding sequence ATGAAGGGTAGTTTAGCAATATATAATGCATTAAAGGACTCTGGAATAGAATTTATCTGTTCTGTCCCATGTGCGAATCTAAAAAATCTATTAAATTTGATAGAGAATGATAATTCAACATTTACTCACATAAAAGCTACGAGAGAAGAGGAAGCATTTGGAATATGTGCAGGAGCTCACTTGGCTGGAAAAAAAACGGCCATATTGATGCAGAACTCAGGGATTGGAAATTCAATAAATGCTATTGCCTCATTATATAAGACGTTTCAAATTCCAACTTTATTGATAATAAGCCATAGAGGAGATCTTAAAGAAAAAATCCCTGCCCAGATACCTATGGGTAGGTGGATAGAGAAACTATTAGATGTATGTGAAATCCCAACATACAAACCAAAAACTCCAGAGGAGGGTTATAAACTCATAACTTATGCATCAGATTATATGGAAAGAATTTCTTATCCTGTTGCACTGCTTTTTGATGCCTTATACTGGGAATTCGATCAAGAAAAATAA
- the comA gene encoding phosphosulfolactate synthase, with protein MKAFEFLRENNHDGLTVVLDKGLPPKFVEDYLKVCGDYIDFVKFGWGTSAVIDRDVVKEKINYYKDWDIKVYPGGTLFEYAYAKDKFEEFLNECHNLKFDAVEISDGSSDIPLEDRKKAIEKAKDFGFTVLTEVGKKMPEKDKKLTICDRINLINFDLNSGADYVIIEGRESGKGIGLYDGEGKVKESELEELARRVNVKKVIFEAPQKSQQVFFILKFGNSVNLANIAFDDVISLETLRRGLRGDTFNKISPISNNTQ; from the coding sequence TTGAAAGCATTTGAATTTTTAAGAGAAAACAACCATGATGGATTAACAGTTGTGTTAGATAAAGGCCTACCTCCAAAATTTGTGGAGGATTATTTAAAGGTCTGTGGCGATTATATTGATTTTGTTAAATTTGGCTGGGGAACATCAGCAGTTATAGATAGGGATGTAGTTAAAGAAAAAATTAATTATTACAAAGATTGGGATATAAAAGTTTATCCTGGAGGAACACTATTTGAATATGCCTATGCGAAAGATAAATTTGAGGAGTTTTTAAACGAATGCCACAATTTGAAATTTGATGCAGTGGAAATTTCTGATGGTTCTTCAGATATTCCATTGGAAGACAGAAAAAAAGCAATAGAAAAAGCGAAAGATTTTGGATTTACTGTCTTAACAGAAGTTGGTAAAAAAATGCCTGAAAAAGATAAAAAATTAACAATATGCGATAGAATAAACTTAATAAATTTTGATTTAAATTCTGGAGCAGATTACGTGATAATTGAAGGAAGAGAAAGTGGAAAAGGTATTGGGTTATATGATGGAGAAGGAAAAGTTAAAGAAAGTGAATTAGAAGAATTAGCGAGGAGAGTTAATGTTAAAAAAGTTATATTTGAGGCCCCACAAAAAAGTCAGCAAGTATTTTTTATTTTAAAATTTGGAAACTCAGTTAACTTAGCAAATATCGCTTTTGATGATGTTATTAGTTTAGAAACGTTAAGAAGAGGACTCAGAGGAGACACTTTCAACAAAATTAGTCCAATATCAAATAATACACAATAA
- a CDS encoding radical SAM protein, translating into MNIEEIEKYLEENFDNLPEGCKQCVKGEKLVLFITGICNNNCYYCPLSKKRKNKDVIYANERLITTVEEAIEEAKLCSSRGVGITGGNPLLKINRTVKFLKALKKEFDDFHAHLYTTPETINKENLKLLKEADLDEIRLHPTKIFNEGYDEQYVKELCDKLNLCRKYIPHVGVEIPAIPKMENEILKLAEAIDGVAEFMNINELEFSEENYNELEKRGFLPKDDISNAIAESEETALKVIKEFKGDLFINYCPSILKDAIQMRNRLINRAKNVSKPYEVITEDGLLLRGIMIFENEDELKNMAEILDENGIEFDIFDNQIFLNPFILEDIIEEMKKQKFPITFSAYISELYPTSDHLEVERIPLITKKMKFRRRRRK; encoded by the coding sequence ATGAATATCGAAGAAATAGAGAAATATCTTGAAGAGAACTTCGATAATCTTCCAGAAGGATGCAAACAGTGTGTTAAGGGAGAAAAATTGGTCTTATTTATTACAGGAATCTGCAATAACAACTGCTATTACTGCCCCCTATCTAAAAAAAGGAAGAATAAAGATGTTATATATGCGAACGAGAGATTGATAACCACAGTAGAAGAAGCAATAGAGGAAGCAAAACTGTGCAGTAGTAGAGGGGTTGGAATAACAGGCGGAAACCCGCTACTAAAAATAAATAGGACAGTAAAATTCTTAAAAGCATTAAAAAAAGAGTTTGATGATTTTCATGCTCATCTATACACAACGCCAGAAACAATAAACAAAGAAAACCTAAAACTATTAAAAGAGGCAGATTTGGATGAAATAAGATTACACCCTACAAAAATATTTAATGAGGGCTATGATGAACAATATGTAAAAGAGTTATGCGATAAACTAAACCTATGCAGAAAATACATCCCACACGTAGGAGTTGAGATTCCTGCAATCCCCAAAATGGAGAATGAAATTTTAAAGTTAGCTGAAGCGATAGATGGAGTAGCTGAGTTTATGAACATAAATGAGCTTGAATTTTCAGAAGAAAACTACAATGAATTAGAGAAAAGGGGCTTTCTACCGAAAGACGATATAAGTAATGCAATTGCTGAAAGTGAAGAAACGGCTTTAAAGGTTATAAAGGAATTTAAAGGAGATTTATTTATTAATTACTGTCCCTCTATACTAAAAGATGCTATACAGATGAGAAATCGGCTGATAAATAGGGCTAAAAATGTGTCTAAACCCTACGAAGTTATAACCGAAGATGGCTTACTGTTGAGAGGAATAATGATCTTTGAAAATGAAGATGAATTAAAGAACATGGCCGAGATTTTAGATGAAAATGGGATTGAATTTGATATTTTTGATAATCAGATATTTTTAAACCCTTTCATATTAGAGGATATTATAGAAGAGATGAAAAAACAGAAATTTCCAATAACCTTTTCCGCCTACATTTCAGAACTATACCCCACATCAGATCATTTGGAAGTAGAAAGGATCCCGCTAATAACTAAAAAGATGAAATTTAGAAGGAGAAGAAGAAAATAA
- the cbiD gene encoding cobalt-precorrin-5B (C(1))-methyltransferase CbiD, protein MIYDFRKKSKFGYTTGSCAAAGAYSALYYLKFGEKLSYVEIENLKGDKLIIPIEKIEKIGNKARAVVIKDAGEDIDITNGIEIFVDVKLKKLDTSEKKVIIKGGKGVGIVTKDGLQVKKGEPAINPKPKEMIKNNLLKLLEDGEIAEVVISIPKGEELAKKTLNPKLGIVGGLSILGTTGIVRPMSNEAYMNSLVPQIDVALANGYKKLIFVPGNIGTKYAKKLLNAEDDEIIEVSNFWGFMLDKAKEKGVKEILVFGHAGKIIKLAGGIYNTHSKIADCRNEILTAYSALFIDDKDIIKKILYSNTTEEVIKILKEKGVLEEVFNCIAKRVVERLSERWQGIKFECIIIDMKGNILGKYLII, encoded by the coding sequence ATGATATATGATTTTAGAAAAAAGTCAAAATTTGGATATACAACCGGCTCCTGTGCTGCTGCCGGAGCTTACTCCGCTCTCTACTATTTAAAATTTGGAGAAAAATTAAGTTATGTTGAAATAGAAAATTTGAAAGGAGATAAATTAATCATTCCAATAGAGAAAATTGAAAAAATAGGAAATAAAGCCAGAGCAGTTGTTATCAAAGATGCTGGAGAGGATATCGATATAACCAACGGAATCGAAATATTTGTTGATGTTAAACTAAAAAAATTAGATACCTCAGAAAAAAAAGTTATAATAAAGGGAGGAAAAGGTGTTGGAATCGTTACAAAGGATGGCTTACAAGTGAAAAAAGGAGAACCAGCAATAAATCCAAAACCTAAGGAAATGATAAAGAACAATCTTTTAAAATTATTGGAAGATGGAGAAATTGCAGAAGTCGTTATTTCAATTCCAAAAGGAGAAGAGTTGGCTAAAAAAACCCTAAATCCAAAACTTGGTATTGTTGGGGGGTTATCTATATTGGGAACCACTGGAATCGTCAGACCAATGTCAAATGAAGCATATATGAACTCCTTAGTCCCACAAATAGATGTTGCATTAGCCAACGGTTATAAAAAGTTGATCTTCGTTCCTGGGAATATTGGAACAAAATATGCCAAAAAACTTTTAAATGCTGAAGATGATGAGATCATTGAGGTTTCAAACTTCTGGGGATTTATGCTCGATAAAGCAAAAGAAAAAGGAGTTAAAGAAATTTTGGTCTTTGGACATGCTGGAAAAATAATTAAATTGGCTGGGGGGATATATAACACTCACTCAAAGATCGCTGATTGTAGAAATGAGATATTAACTGCTTACTCTGCCTTATTTATAGATGATAAAGATATAATAAAAAAAATCCTATATTCAAATACAACAGAAGAAGTTATCAAAATTTTAAAAGAGAAGGGGGTTTTAGAAGAGGTTTTTAACTGCATAGCCAAGAGGGTAGTTGAACGTCTAAGTGAGAGATGGCAGGGGATAAAATTTGAGTGCATAATCATAGATATGAAAGGAAACATCTTAGGAAAATACTTAATAATATAA